A DNA window from Drosophila pseudoobscura strain MV-25-SWS-2005 chromosome 2, UCI_Dpse_MV25, whole genome shotgun sequence contains the following coding sequences:
- the jdp gene encoding J domain-containing protein isoform X2 — protein sequence MSAVDAIINYKRSPNEDFYALLHCDETSSPEQIQAEYKVLALQYHPDKNSGDKEAEAKFQNLKEAKETLCDPEKRAVYDKWRNSGISMSYKQWLGMKEHVGQSMHWVTPKTKDRMLPETADGAGIGPGAGAGAGAGCSSGGLTAASPNPAHRRASEGGAALYYGGRKTEWGAENTDVANKFRNYEI from the exons ATGAGCGCCGTCGATGCCATCATCAACTACAAGCGTAGTCCCAACGAGGACTTTTACGCCCTGCTCCACTGCGATGAGACCTCGTCG CCCGAGCAGATCCAGGCGGAGTACAAGGTGCTGGCCCTCCAGTACCACCCCGACAAGAACAGCGGCGACAAGGAGGCCGAGGCCAAGTTCCAGAACCTAAAG GAGGCCAAGGAGACCCTTTGCGATCCGGAGAAGCGGGCCGTGTACGACAAGTGGCGCAACAGCGGCATCTCGATGAGCTACAAGCAGTGGCTGGGCATGAAGGAGCATGTCGGTCAG TCGATGCATTGGGTCACCCCAAAGACCAAGGATCGCATGTTGCCGGAGACCGCAGATGGAGCTGGAATCGGAccgggagctggagctggagccggggCTGGGTGCAGCAGTGGCGGGCTGACCGCAGCCTCCCCCAATCCGGCCCATCGCCGTGCCTCTGAGGGCGGGGCCGCACTCTACTACGGCGGACGGAAGACCGAGTGGGGGGCCGAGAACACGGATGTGGCCAACAAGTTCCGCAACTACGAGATCTAA
- the jdp gene encoding J domain-containing protein isoform X1, whose amino-acid sequence MSAVDAIINYKRSPNEDFYALLHCDETSSPEQIQAEYKVLALQYHPDKNSGDKEAEAKFQNLKEAKETLCDPEKRAVYDKWRNSGISMSYKQWLGMKEHVGQVRRYTIAEKVDKESMHWVTPKTKDRMLPETADGAGIGPGAGAGAGAGCSSGGLTAASPNPAHRRASEGGAALYYGGRKTEWGAENTDVANKFRNYEI is encoded by the exons ATGAGCGCCGTCGATGCCATCATCAACTACAAGCGTAGTCCCAACGAGGACTTTTACGCCCTGCTCCACTGCGATGAGACCTCGTCG CCCGAGCAGATCCAGGCGGAGTACAAGGTGCTGGCCCTCCAGTACCACCCCGACAAGAACAGCGGCGACAAGGAGGCCGAGGCCAAGTTCCAGAACCTAAAG GAGGCCAAGGAGACCCTTTGCGATCCGGAGAAGCGGGCCGTGTACGACAAGTGGCGCAACAGCGGCATCTCGATGAGCTACAAGCAGTGGCTGGGCATGAAGGAGCATGTCGGTCAGGTGAGAAGATACACGATTGCCGAGAAAGTGGATAAAGAG TCGATGCATTGGGTCACCCCAAAGACCAAGGATCGCATGTTGCCGGAGACCGCAGATGGAGCTGGAATCGGAccgggagctggagctggagccggggCTGGGTGCAGCAGTGGCGGGCTGACCGCAGCCTCCCCCAATCCGGCCCATCGCCGTGCCTCTGAGGGCGGGGCCGCACTCTACTACGGCGGACGGAAGACCGAGTGGGGGGCCGAGAACACGGATGTGGCCAACAAGTTCCGCAACTACGAGATCTAA